In Alistipes ihumii AP11, a genomic segment contains:
- a CDS encoding BACON domain-containing protein — protein MKKLLIILLSACTWWACDKGDDGAPSSIVLTGGSGDQTIYADETSVNGGQGIAFEAAEAWYAEVSEVQAKASSGEVDWLTLSAYEGGAGQYTLQITLRANETGSDRAAEIRIVCGEDEIVIVVRQKAQTKDNQSVVVFEDEAFRQFCVEHFDADRNGMITDSEVSSVDSLSVPSMEIVSLKGIEAFASLRKLYCYDNKIEALDLSANGELTVLGCHYNDLEELSLSANTKLTSLNCNHNRISKLDLSALTELRELHVQYNELGELDLSGNPRLGILQCMENRLTELDITKCPDLTMLWADPMPTLETLYWTQAQADNMFALIFVPESTEKVVRE, from the coding sequence ATGAAAAAACTGTTGATTATTTTGCTGTCGGCCTGCACGTGGTGGGCCTGCGATAAGGGGGACGACGGAGCCCCGTCGAGTATCGTCCTGACCGGAGGCTCCGGCGATCAGACCATTTACGCCGACGAAACCTCCGTGAACGGCGGACAGGGCATTGCGTTCGAGGCGGCCGAGGCATGGTATGCCGAGGTGTCCGAGGTACAGGCCAAGGCCTCCTCGGGCGAGGTCGACTGGCTGACCCTGAGCGCCTACGAGGGTGGCGCGGGCCAGTACACCTTACAGATCACGCTCCGGGCCAACGAGACGGGTTCCGACCGCGCGGCCGAAATCCGCATTGTCTGCGGCGAGGACGAAATCGTGATTGTCGTGCGGCAGAAGGCGCAGACGAAAGACAACCAGTCCGTCGTCGTGTTCGAGGACGAGGCGTTCCGGCAGTTCTGCGTCGAGCATTTCGATGCGGACCGGAACGGCATGATAACGGATAGCGAGGTCTCCTCCGTGGATTCGCTGTCGGTTCCCTCGATGGAGATCGTTTCGCTGAAAGGCATCGAGGCGTTCGCTTCGTTACGGAAGCTCTATTGCTACGACAACAAGATCGAGGCGTTGGATTTGAGCGCCAACGGGGAACTGACCGTCTTGGGATGCCACTACAACGATCTGGAGGAACTGAGTCTCTCCGCCAATACGAAACTGACCTCGCTGAACTGCAATCACAACAGGATTTCCAAACTGGACCTTTCCGCCCTGACCGAGCTGAGAGAGTTGCATGTACAGTACAACGAGCTCGGCGAGCTCGATCTGTCCGGGAATCCGCGCCTCGGAATCCTGCAATGCATGGAGAACCGGCTGACCGAGCTCGACATAACGAAATGCCCGGACCTGACCATGCTGTGGGCCGATCCGATGCCGACGCTGGAGACTCTGTATTGGACTCAGGCCCAGGCCGACAACATGTTCGCGCTGATTTTCGTTCCCGAAAGTACGGAGAAGGTCGTTCGGGAATAG
- a CDS encoding lipopolysaccharide biosynthesis protein translates to MGKNTLLMFLGNIGSKSLSFLMLPFYTSFLSVADYGTVDLIQVYVQLLVGLCTCTLTEAIFVFPKGQTFALQQTYFTSGLLFSAGTLALTGVLFAVVVLALRAVSYEGIFTEYNLCIFLMLCATFFQSYTQQFARSIERVNVYVFSGVVLTLTIVLTSLVTLPLWGLHGYIYSIIVSYFAAALYSVAAAREHTYFSLARLSWPKLREMLRYSIPMMPNGIMWWVSSTMNRPILEHYSGIEAIGIFAVANKFPLLISMLYTVFTYSWQISVLEEFGKPGYREFYNKVFRVQFLVFVLFVLGITFLSRPLIGLMTTADYHEAWQYVPVLSLSVVFSNLAGFAGTNFAATKESRHYFTTSFWGGLLCLALNFLLIPRWGLWGATSAILASYVLTFLLRAKVTWKYSPIARWGLYLQVLSLVCLYILVYEVIPCLWLNSLLLLCVLGAVALLNRDCWGDLTHLCKLLKRK, encoded by the coding sequence TTGGGCAAGAACACTCTGCTTATGTTCTTGGGTAACATAGGGAGCAAATCGCTCTCCTTCCTCATGCTGCCCTTCTACACCTCATTCCTCTCCGTGGCAGACTACGGCACGGTGGATCTCATACAGGTGTACGTGCAGCTATTAGTCGGCCTATGTACCTGCACGCTCACCGAGGCCATCTTCGTGTTTCCCAAAGGGCAGACGTTTGCCTTGCAGCAGACTTACTTCACCTCCGGGCTACTTTTCTCCGCCGGTACCCTCGCCCTCACCGGCGTGCTGTTCGCCGTGGTGGTTCTTGCGCTGCGGGCGGTCTCCTACGAGGGCATATTCACAGAATACAACCTCTGCATCTTCCTCATGCTGTGCGCCACTTTCTTCCAGAGCTACACCCAGCAGTTCGCCCGCAGCATAGAAAGGGTAAACGTCTACGTCTTCTCAGGGGTGGTCCTCACCCTGACCATCGTGCTCACCTCGCTGGTCACTCTGCCCCTGTGGGGGCTTCATGGCTACATCTACTCCATCATTGTCTCTTACTTCGCGGCCGCCCTCTACTCCGTGGCGGCTGCCCGGGAACACACCTATTTCTCCCTTGCCCGGTTGTCGTGGCCAAAATTGAGAGAGATGCTGCGCTACTCCATCCCGATGATGCCCAACGGTATCATGTGGTGGGTGTCCAGCACTATGAACCGTCCCATTCTGGAGCACTATTCGGGGATAGAGGCCATAGGCATCTTTGCTGTGGCCAACAAGTTCCCATTGCTCATAAGCATGTTGTACACCGTCTTCACCTACTCATGGCAGATTTCCGTCCTCGAAGAATTCGGAAAGCCGGGCTACCGGGAGTTTTATAACAAGGTGTTCCGCGTGCAATTCCTTGTCTTTGTACTGTTCGTGCTGGGCATCACGTTCCTCAGCCGCCCGCTCATCGGGTTGATGACTACGGCGGACTATCATGAGGCGTGGCAATACGTGCCGGTGCTGTCACTGTCCGTCGTCTTCTCCAACTTGGCAGGCTTTGCGGGCACCAACTTCGCGGCCACGAAGGAGAGCCGCCACTACTTTACTACCAGCTTCTGGGGCGGCCTGCTGTGCCTCGCGCTGAACTTCCTGTTAATACCCCGCTGGGGACTCTGGGGAGCGACATCCGCCATACTCGCCTCTTACGTCCTGACCTTCCTGCTGAGGGCAAAGGTAACGTGGAAATACAGCCCCATAGCGCGATGGGGGCTTTACCTGCAGGTGCTGTCACTGGTCTGCCTGTATATTCTTGTCTACGAAGTCATCCCCTGCCTCTGGCTCAACTCCTTGCTCCTGCTATGTGTGCTTGGAGCCGTCGCCCTGCTAAACAGGGACTGCTGGGGTGACCTCACACACCTGTGCAAATTGTTAAAACGGAAATAA
- the rfbD gene encoding dTDP-4-dehydrorhamnose reductase, producing MNILVTGANGQLGQEMRQVSTSSTDRYIFTDVAELDITDAITVKRMVRENNIKVIVNCAAYTDVDRAEDDVCMAELLNATAVRYLAEALKANDGILIHVSTDYVFGSTQQNTPYKEDHPVNPTGVYGLTKLHGEQTIANVDCHHIIIRTAWLYSEFGKNFVKTMLQLTAQKPHVKVVFDQVGTPTYAYDLAATIFNIVENRQYEGKDGIYHFSNEGVCSWFDFAKMIVKYAGRTACDIWPCHSSEFSSKVHRPSYSVLDKTKIKEAFGIQIPYWTESLQTCIEQLKNKV from the coding sequence ATGAATATACTGGTTACGGGTGCTAATGGACAGTTGGGGCAGGAAATGCGGCAAGTGTCGACAAGCAGTACGGACCGTTATATTTTTACCGATGTAGCGGAGTTGGATATTACCGATGCTATAACGGTAAAACGAATGGTGCGGGAAAACAACATCAAAGTGATCGTCAACTGTGCTGCATATACAGATGTAGATCGAGCAGAAGACGATGTTTGTATGGCGGAATTGCTGAATGCGACTGCCGTCCGTTATCTTGCCGAGGCTCTCAAAGCAAACGACGGGATATTAATACATGTTTCGACAGATTATGTTTTTGGGAGTACGCAGCAGAATACTCCTTATAAAGAGGATCACCCCGTCAATCCGACGGGAGTTTACGGCCTTACTAAACTGCATGGGGAGCAGACCATCGCCAATGTCGACTGCCATCATATCATTATTCGTACAGCATGGCTCTATTCAGAATTCGGGAAAAACTTCGTCAAGACCATGTTGCAGCTAACAGCCCAGAAGCCCCATGTCAAAGTAGTTTTCGACCAGGTGGGAACTCCCACTTATGCTTATGATTTAGCTGCAACGATCTTCAACATCGTAGAAAATCGCCAATATGAGGGTAAAGACGGTATTTACCACTTTTCCAACGAAGGAGTCTGTTCTTGGTTTGACTTCGCAAAAATGATTGTCAAATATGCGGGGCGTACAGCGTGCGACATCTGGCCGTGTCACAGCTCAGAATTTTCTTCGAAAGTCCACCGGCCGAGTTACTCTGTATTAGACAAAACGAAAATCAAGGAGGCTTTTGGTATTCAAATTCCTTATTGGACGGAATCATTACAAACCTGTATTGAACAACTGAAAAATAAGGTATGA
- a CDS encoding oligosaccharide flippase family protein: protein MVPADFETIALSICQFFTLVSDFGLAAAIIQDKTSNDRDYDDIFSFTVRDCC from the coding sequence TTGGTTCCGGCTGATTTCGAAACGATAGCATTAAGTATTTGCCAATTTTTTACACTGGTAAGTGATTTCGGTCTTGCTGCTGCCATTATTCAAGATAAAACATCGAATGACAGAGATTATGATGATATTTTCTCTTTTACGGTGAGGGATTGTTGTTGA
- the rfbA gene encoding glucose-1-phosphate thymidylyltransferase RfbA: MKGIVLAGGSGTRLYPITKGVSKQLLPIYDKPMIYYPLSVLMLAGIRDILVISTPWDLSSFRRLLGDGSDYGVRLSYAEQPSPDGLAQAFLIGEEFIGDEAVCLVLGDNIFQGVGFPAQLREAVGTAEREGKATVFGYRVDDPQRYGVAEFDEQGTCLSIEEKPEYPKSNYAVVGLYFYPNRVVSVAKSIEPSARGELEITSVNQRFLADGELKVQTLGRGFAWLDTGTHDSLSEASIFVEVLEKRQGVKIACLEEIAYRNGWISEEKLREAAEPMLKNQYGQYLLKVIKEIDRNRF; encoded by the coding sequence ATGAAAGGTATCGTATTGGCCGGGGGGTCGGGGACGCGTCTGTACCCGATCACCAAGGGGGTTTCCAAGCAGTTGCTGCCGATCTACGACAAGCCGATGATCTACTATCCGCTGTCGGTTCTGATGCTGGCCGGAATCCGGGACATTCTGGTGATCTCCACGCCGTGGGATCTGTCCTCGTTCCGGCGGCTGCTCGGAGACGGGTCCGACTACGGGGTCCGTCTCTCCTATGCCGAGCAGCCGTCTCCCGACGGGCTCGCGCAGGCGTTTCTGATCGGAGAGGAGTTCATCGGGGACGAGGCCGTATGCCTCGTGCTGGGCGACAACATCTTTCAGGGGGTGGGCTTTCCCGCTCAGCTGCGGGAGGCCGTCGGCACGGCCGAGCGGGAGGGCAAGGCGACCGTTTTCGGATACAGGGTAGACGATCCCCAGCGATACGGCGTAGCCGAGTTCGACGAGCAGGGGACATGCCTCTCGATCGAGGAGAAGCCCGAATATCCTAAATCGAACTATGCCGTAGTGGGACTGTACTTCTACCCGAACAGGGTGGTCTCCGTGGCCAAATCGATCGAGCCCTCCGCCCGCGGGGAGCTGGAGATCACCTCGGTGAACCAGCGGTTTCTCGCCGACGGAGAGCTCAAGGTGCAGACCCTCGGACGAGGCTTCGCCTGGCTCGACACCGGAACGCACGATTCGCTCTCGGAGGCGTCGATCTTCGTCGAGGTGCTCGAGAAGCGGCAGGGGGTCAAGATCGCCTGTCTGGAGGAGATCGCCTATCGCAACGGGTGGATATCCGAAGAGAAACTGCGGGAGGCGGCCGAACCCATGCTCAAAAACCAGTACGGACAATACCTGCTCAAAGTGATCAAAGAGATTGACCGCAACAGATTTTGA
- a CDS encoding UpxY family transcription antiterminator produces the protein MSNANRFWYVLQTSFHRELQIQLQLNRMRIRSFIPMHYEETTESGRRRIRRKPAVHNLIFVRISPAWLQKIKTAKLIPAKCMYDKTTQMPLIVPDKQMDDFIALTEGKFEDVLLIDPSTEELERGDMVRITSGMFAGIEGEYIRYRSKNRVVVRIEGFAAVATAEVPEAYIEKISAEAHPVGSSA, from the coding sequence ATGAGCAATGCGAACAGGTTCTGGTACGTACTCCAAACCTCCTTTCACAGGGAATTGCAGATACAGTTGCAACTCAACCGAATGCGTATCCGCAGTTTCATTCCGATGCACTACGAGGAGACGACGGAGTCCGGACGGCGCAGAATCCGTCGGAAGCCCGCCGTCCATAACCTGATCTTCGTGCGAATCTCGCCGGCGTGGCTTCAGAAAATCAAGACGGCCAAGCTGATCCCGGCCAAGTGCATGTACGACAAGACGACCCAAATGCCTCTGATCGTTCCTGACAAGCAGATGGACGACTTCATCGCGCTGACCGAAGGCAAGTTCGAAGACGTTCTGCTGATCGACCCCAGTACGGAAGAGCTGGAACGGGGCGACATGGTCCGGATCACCTCCGGTATGTTCGCCGGGATCGAGGGCGAATACATCCGCTACCGGTCCAAGAACCGGGTCGTCGTCCGGATCGAAGGCTTCGCGGCCGTCGCGACGGCCGAAGTGCCCGAGGCTTACATCGAGAAAATATCTGCCGAAGCACATCCGGTCGGGTCGTCCGCTTAG
- a CDS encoding polysaccharide pyruvyl transferase family protein, translating to MKKVSLLTIHFGANFGSNLQTIATVEMLKRHGCKTRVVDYIPARYTWKRFFRRGLRSATSVLKLPLLLFVEAANRYIYHSFLSRHVTFSRPIHAEDDFAAVCPKADVYVTGSDQVWNSLHNEGLDRHYYFDGFPDGTRKIAYAASIGRERLEADEYAEVKRMLGSYKAISVRETSAKRLIEGMGYEAAHLLDPTFMLTSDDWLRYMSARLVKEPYLLVYLPYNVHNKTLIYRTIRRISERRRLKVVSFSWHLLPDRLADRTFYFSSPGDFLSLMGHADYVVTNSFHGTAFSVNLNRQFSVYLPSGFGTRIASLLELCGLEGRLLGADEIISDSKADVAIDYAPVNAVLETERRKAHTFLEQALND from the coding sequence ATGAAGAAAGTATCCCTTCTCACCATCCACTTCGGCGCTAACTTCGGTTCCAACCTACAAACCATAGCGACAGTGGAGATGCTGAAGAGGCACGGCTGCAAGACGCGGGTGGTGGATTACATCCCCGCCCGCTACACTTGGAAGCGGTTCTTCCGGCGTGGCCTGCGATCTGCCACGTCCGTCCTCAAGCTGCCCCTGCTGCTCTTTGTGGAGGCGGCCAATCGGTACATCTACCACTCGTTCCTGTCGCGCCACGTCACCTTCTCCCGGCCCATCCACGCAGAGGACGACTTCGCCGCCGTCTGCCCCAAGGCAGATGTCTACGTCACCGGCTCCGACCAAGTATGGAACAGCCTGCACAACGAGGGGTTGGACAGGCATTACTATTTCGACGGCTTCCCCGACGGCACACGGAAGATAGCCTACGCTGCCTCTATCGGGCGGGAGAGACTAGAGGCGGACGAATACGCGGAGGTGAAGCGGATGTTGGGCAGCTATAAGGCTATCTCCGTGCGCGAGACAAGTGCCAAGCGGTTGATAGAAGGCATGGGCTACGAGGCGGCGCACCTACTCGATCCCACCTTCATGCTCACTTCGGACGACTGGCTGCGGTACATGTCCGCCCGCCTCGTGAAGGAGCCTTACCTCCTTGTCTATCTGCCCTATAATGTACACAATAAGACATTGATATACCGTACTATACGGCGTATTTCTGAAAGGAGACGGCTGAAGGTGGTTTCCTTCTCTTGGCATCTGTTGCCCGACCGTTTGGCCGACCGGACGTTCTACTTCTCCAGTCCTGGCGACTTCCTCTCTCTGATGGGCCACGCCGACTACGTGGTGACCAACTCGTTTCACGGCACGGCCTTTTCCGTCAACCTGAACAGGCAATTCTCCGTTTACCTGCCCTCCGGGTTCGGCACGCGCATTGCCAGTCTGCTGGAACTGTGCGGTCTGGAAGGCCGCCTGCTGGGTGCCGATGAGATCATATCGGACAGCAAGGCGGACGTGGCCATAGACTACGCCCCGGTGAACGCCGTACTGGAGACGGAACGCCGGAAGGCACACACCTTTCTGGAACAGGCATTAAACGACTGA
- a CDS encoding polymer-forming cytoskeletal protein encodes MDREISWIGTRGCAELPFPESGKAFGKLRNLMNSFNLFARRDEIFRDAAPVREETAVTPSSASRPTLSSGENPQDKERNVFGEGLRIDGDVSSDTDIVIRGIVHGNIVCRGDIELSGSVQGDIEGRNVRIVGGRIEGNVVCSETLKVERSSVVGNLTAQRAQIDNKVEGNITVHGTLALLREADIRGDIVAGALSIEEGAVLTGKVSVSPGGSSPDPDGRKRPGTVPDAVHAAPMQEPVAAEAGPKSVSASISGVTERPNLGRELFPQSEPVGAVAAVTRDDDQPEAADSPVIVVIGVIGILLWGFLLLRNSLADLLQW; translated from the coding sequence ATGGATAGGGAAATAAGCTGGATCGGAACGCGAGGATGCGCAGAGTTGCCGTTTCCGGAAAGCGGAAAGGCTTTCGGAAAGCTGCGGAACCTGATGAATTCGTTCAATCTGTTTGCCCGTCGCGACGAGATTTTCCGCGATGCGGCGCCGGTCCGAGAGGAGACGGCGGTCACGCCTTCTTCCGCGAGCCGGCCGACGCTTTCCTCCGGCGAAAACCCCCAGGATAAAGAGCGGAACGTTTTCGGAGAAGGCCTGCGGATCGATGGCGACGTGTCGTCGGACACGGATATCGTGATTCGGGGCATAGTTCACGGGAACATCGTATGCCGGGGAGACATCGAGCTGAGCGGTTCCGTTCAGGGCGACATCGAGGGCCGGAACGTCCGCATCGTCGGCGGCCGGATCGAAGGGAATGTCGTCTGCTCGGAGACCTTGAAGGTCGAGCGCAGTTCGGTGGTCGGCAATCTCACGGCGCAGCGGGCTCAGATCGACAACAAGGTCGAAGGAAACATTACGGTGCACGGGACGCTGGCCCTGTTGCGCGAGGCCGATATCCGGGGCGACATTGTCGCCGGCGCGCTGAGTATCGAGGAGGGTGCTGTGCTTACGGGCAAGGTTTCGGTATCTCCGGGCGGCTCTTCGCCCGATCCGGACGGCCGGAAACGGCCGGGAACGGTTCCGGATGCCGTTCACGCAGCTCCGATGCAGGAGCCGGTCGCTGCCGAGGCCGGCCCGAAATCCGTTTCGGCCTCGATTTCCGGCGTGACAGAGCGGCCGAACCTCGGACGGGAGCTGTTTCCGCAATCTGAGCCGGTCGGGGCCGTTGCGGCCGTCACGAGGGACGACGACCAGCCGGAGGCGGCCGACTCGCCGGTCATCGTTGTAATCGGAGTGATCGGCATTCTGCTGTGGGGATTCCTGCTGCTGCGGAACTCGCTGGCCGATTTGTTGCAATGGTAG
- a CDS encoding tetratricopeptide repeat protein has translation MKNAGRLVAMYARLSAERPSCLPRLARSRLDLARMFRDRWGDGRRTERMLLGALEAYDRCAGSERTSIARIGVLKELDALYSRTGRLERCERMRLRILEAYRALARRYWLIYAEDVSVAQWRLGNLYVDMERFGEAERMYSAALETRAEFDGEDEHRYRPGTAQCLRSLGRLYEFCLHDYPAAETCYRKSVEVLRALCADRHERRNHIRSLSVSLRSLAELYGKIGRTVAANGSRAEADRFRMEAGDEGRKLAGAGTGSG, from the coding sequence ATGAAAAACGCCGGGCGGCTTGTCGCCATGTACGCCCGGCTGTCTGCCGAGCGGCCGTCCTGCCTGCCGAGGCTGGCTCGGTCCCGGCTGGATTTGGCCCGGATGTTCCGGGACCGCTGGGGCGACGGTCGCCGGACCGAGCGGATGCTGCTCGGAGCGCTCGAGGCGTACGACCGCTGCGCCGGTTCCGAACGGACGAGTATCGCCCGGATCGGGGTGCTGAAAGAGCTTGATGCCCTGTACAGCCGGACCGGTCGTCTGGAACGTTGCGAGCGGATGCGGCTTCGCATACTGGAGGCGTACCGGGCTTTGGCCCGCAGGTATTGGCTGATTTATGCCGAGGACGTATCGGTCGCCCAGTGGAGGCTGGGCAACCTGTATGTCGACATGGAACGTTTCGGCGAGGCGGAACGCATGTACTCGGCGGCGCTGGAAACGCGCGCGGAGTTCGACGGCGAGGACGAACACCGGTATCGGCCCGGAACGGCTCAGTGTCTCAGGAGTCTCGGCCGGCTATACGAGTTTTGCCTTCACGACTATCCCGCTGCCGAAACGTGCTACCGGAAATCGGTCGAAGTGCTGCGTGCGCTGTGCGCGGACAGACATGAGCGGCGTAACCATATCCGTTCTCTGTCGGTATCGCTCCGCTCGCTGGCGGAATTGTACGGGAAAATCGGCAGAACGGTCGCGGCGAACGGGAGTCGCGCCGAGGCGGACCGCTTTCGGATGGAGGCCGGAGACGAAGGCCGGAAGCTTGCCGGTGCGGGGACGGGCAGCGGGTGA
- the rfbB gene encoding dTDP-glucose 4,6-dehydratase: MTFQRNLLVTGGAGFIGSHVVRLLVNKYPQCRIVNLDKLTYAGNLANLADIENAPNYTFVKADICDFEKMLETFRAYRIDGVIHLAAESHVDRSIKDPFTFARTNVMGTLSLLQAAKEFWNGDYHGKRFYHISTDEVYGALELTKPHGEPDGNECGGGPYGEEFFTETTKYDPHSPYSASKASSDHFVRAFHDTYGMPTLVTNCSNNYGPFQFPEKLIPLFINNIRHNKPLPVYGKGENVRDWLYVEDHARAIDLIFHEGKTAGTYNIGGFNEWKNIDLIKVIVKTVDRLLGRPEGASEKLITYVADRAGHDLRYAIDSTKLKEELGWEPTLQFEEGIEKTVRWYLHNQKWIDNVTSGEYAKYYEEMYQNRYRYRL; encoded by the coding sequence ATGACCTTCCAACGCAATTTACTCGTCACCGGCGGAGCCGGTTTTATCGGCAGCCATGTAGTACGGCTGCTGGTCAACAAATATCCCCAATGCCGAATCGTCAACCTCGACAAACTGACTTATGCCGGGAACCTCGCAAACCTGGCGGACATCGAGAACGCGCCGAACTACACCTTCGTAAAGGCGGACATCTGCGACTTCGAGAAGATGCTGGAAACCTTCCGGGCATACCGAATTGACGGGGTCATACACCTCGCAGCGGAAAGCCATGTCGACCGGTCGATCAAGGATCCTTTCACCTTCGCACGGACAAATGTAATGGGAACCCTCTCCCTGCTCCAGGCGGCAAAAGAGTTCTGGAACGGAGATTACCATGGAAAGCGATTTTACCACATATCCACCGACGAAGTCTACGGGGCACTCGAGCTCACAAAACCCCACGGTGAACCCGACGGAAACGAATGCGGAGGCGGACCCTACGGCGAGGAGTTCTTCACCGAAACGACAAAATACGACCCGCACAGCCCGTATTCGGCCAGCAAAGCCTCTTCGGACCATTTCGTCAGGGCATTCCACGACACGTACGGAATGCCCACCCTCGTCACCAACTGCTCGAACAACTACGGGCCGTTCCAGTTCCCCGAAAAACTGATCCCGCTGTTCATCAACAACATCCGGCACAACAAGCCCCTGCCCGTATACGGTAAAGGTGAAAACGTACGCGACTGGCTGTATGTCGAGGACCACGCAAGGGCCATAGACCTCATTTTCCACGAAGGTAAAACTGCCGGTACATACAACATCGGAGGCTTCAACGAATGGAAGAACATAGACCTGATAAAAGTGATCGTCAAGACCGTAGATCGACTGCTGGGCAGGCCGGAAGGCGCGAGCGAAAAACTGATTACCTATGTCGCTGACCGAGCCGGGCACGACCTGCGCTATGCGATCGACTCCACGAAGCTCAAAGAGGAATTGGGCTGGGAACCGACCCTCCAGTTCGAAGAAGGCATCGAAAAAACCGTCCGCTGGTATCTCCATAACCAAAAATGGATCGATAACGTGACCTCGGGGGAGTATGCAAAATACTACGAGGAGATGTATCAGAATCGATATAGATATCGTCTTTGA
- a CDS encoding M48 family metallopeptidase yields MKNVHVLRHEKEKNYYTFMMVVSVVVWLLCLVGVLAALVFCLPLILIGLFVSWLSSQYFKAVVFGNSIQVNEKQFPEIDRIVRDFSRELGLSRIPLVFVENGNGSVNAFAVKMLSKKYVILKSDLVDLMLRRGRTDELAMIIGHELAHHAAGHTAFFRNLAILPGRIIPFLGAAYGRACELTADRIGYALVGDGRAAQNSLIAVALGCQSLADRIDIERFAEQEREIPGLMGFVHKIFSSHPRMTRRVIEISEFDKRQSK; encoded by the coding sequence ATGAAAAATGTGCACGTTCTCCGGCATGAGAAGGAGAAGAACTACTACACTTTCATGATGGTGGTCAGCGTTGTCGTTTGGCTGCTCTGCCTCGTCGGCGTTCTGGCCGCTCTCGTATTCTGCCTGCCGCTGATTTTGATCGGTCTGTTCGTTTCGTGGCTTTCGAGCCAGTATTTCAAGGCCGTCGTGTTCGGCAACAGCATTCAAGTCAATGAAAAGCAGTTTCCCGAGATCGACCGGATCGTCAGGGATTTTTCCCGCGAGCTCGGGCTGAGCCGGATCCCCTTGGTATTCGTCGAGAACGGCAATGGTTCGGTCAATGCCTTCGCTGTCAAGATGCTGTCGAAGAAATACGTCATTCTCAAGTCCGATCTGGTCGATCTGATGCTCCGGCGCGGCCGCACGGACGAGCTGGCGATGATCATAGGCCACGAGCTGGCGCACCATGCGGCGGGACATACGGCCTTCTTCCGCAATCTGGCGATTCTTCCCGGGCGGATCATTCCGTTTCTGGGCGCGGCTTACGGTCGGGCCTGCGAACTGACGGCCGACCGGATCGGATATGCGCTCGTCGGTGACGGCCGGGCCGCGCAGAACAGCCTGATTGCCGTGGCCTTGGGATGCCAGAGTCTGGCCGATCGGATCGACATCGAGCGGTTTGCCGAGCAGGAGCGCGAGATTCCCGGGCTGATGGGTTTCGTGCACAAGATTTTCTCGTCTCATCCGCGCATGACGCGCCGCGTGATCGAGATCAGCGAATTCGATAAAAGACAATCCAAATAA
- the rfbC gene encoding dTDP-4-dehydrorhamnose 3,5-epimerase: protein MKVLSTALAEVVILEPTLFNDARGYFFESYLQRDFDMKVRPIHFIQDNESRSSYGVLRGLHFQIPPHAQSKLVRVIDGAVLDVAVDIRRGSPTFGLYVAVELSAQNHRQLFIPRGFAHGFSVLTDKAIVQYKCDNYYAPQSEGAIAWNDPDLNIDWCIPQGQEIISEKDRHRPLLSETKALFDYKENLYQE from the coding sequence ATGAAAGTACTATCCACAGCTCTTGCCGAAGTTGTCATTTTGGAGCCTACGTTGTTTAATGATGCCCGGGGATATTTTTTCGAGAGTTATTTGCAACGGGATTTTGACATGAAAGTTCGTCCCATACACTTCATTCAGGATAATGAATCAAGATCTTCATACGGCGTATTGAGGGGATTGCATTTCCAAATTCCTCCGCATGCACAGTCGAAACTGGTACGGGTAATTGATGGTGCAGTATTAGACGTAGCGGTAGATATCCGTCGGGGATCCCCGACCTTCGGGCTATATGTTGCCGTCGAACTGAGTGCCCAGAACCATCGTCAATTGTTCATCCCCCGGGGTTTTGCACATGGATTCTCTGTGTTGACGGACAAAGCGATTGTCCAGTATAAGTGCGATAATTATTATGCACCTCAGAGCGAAGGGGCTATTGCATGGAACGATCCCGATCTGAATATTGACTGGTGTATTCCACAGGGCCAAGAAATTATCTCGGAAAAAGATCGCCACCGCCCCCTTTTGTCCGAAACAAAAGCATTATTCGATTACAAGGAAAATCTTTACCAAGAATGA